A single Arcobacter sp. FWKO B DNA region contains:
- the nadC gene encoding carboxylating nicotinate-nucleotide diphosphorylase yields MINIRKFVKQAIVEDNGRGDLFFDIAPKGRFTARAICKDEGILAGVKYARILARTEKFDCRFLKRDGDELKKGDIIAELEGKASILLSSERTFLNMLQHASGIATMANKYAKLIEDTGVALLDTRKTRPQLRDFEKYASRVGGAINHRLGLDDCLMLKDTHLKTIPDLKEFVKIARKRISWVTKIEIECETFDQVKLAMDAGADIVMCDNMSVEEIKAVVSFRNENYPHVLLEASGNINLDTIRDYASSGVDAISSGSIIHQATWLDFSMKFD; encoded by the coding sequence ATGATAAATATTAGAAAGTTTGTAAAACAAGCCATTGTTGAAGATAATGGTAGAGGGGATTTATTTTTTGATATTGCCCCAAAAGGGAGATTTACAGCCCGTGCTATTTGTAAAGATGAAGGCATCTTAGCTGGAGTTAAGTATGCTAGAATCTTGGCTAGAACTGAAAAATTTGATTGTAGGTTTTTAAAAAGAGATGGTGATGAGCTAAAAAAAGGTGATATTATTGCTGAACTTGAAGGTAAAGCTTCAATCCTTCTAAGTAGTGAAAGAACTTTTTTAAATATGCTTCAACACGCTAGTGGAATAGCTACAATGGCAAATAAATATGCCAAACTTATAGAAGATACTGGTGTAGCACTTCTTGATACAAGAAAAACAAGACCACAACTTCGTGATTTTGAAAAATATGCAAGTAGAGTTGGTGGTGCTATAAATCACAGACTTGGACTTGATGATTGTTTAATGCTTAAAGATACGCATTTAAAAACAATTCCAGATTTAAAAGAGTTTGTAAAGATTGCTCGAAAAAGAATATCTTGGGTAACAAAAATAGAAATAGAGTGTGAAACATTTGATCAAGTAAAGCTTGCAATGGACGCTGGAGCTGATATAGTAATGTGTGATAATATGAGTGTAGAAGAGATAAAAGCCGTAGTTTCTTTTAGAAATGAAAACTATCCGCATGTGCTCCTTGAAGCAAGTGGTAATATAAATTTAGATACAATTAGAGATTATGCAAGTAGTGGAGTAGATGCTATTAGTTCAGGCTCGATTATACATCAGGCGACTTGGTTAGATTTCTCCATGAAATTCGATTAA
- a CDS encoding DHH family phosphoesterase — MTQALELIKASKYILIVTHINPDPDTITSALAISNFLADERIKHTVYNRDIKKFQSLKFINRFEKITDIFPKFYDLIISVDCGDMKRFGFVPDSKIPIINIDHHVSNEDFGTLNLIESNRASTAELVYDFFEQNNIKITKNIAQALYVGIYSDTQGFSTSRTNKRTFDIISHLVECGVNAGETADLFLRKDSLAKYRVLPKVLDTLTLHKEGKVATIYVQEDTLARYGATLRECEDALNMVLNIAIVDVAMFFRVIGSKTRVSIRSKNDVDVSIIAHKFGGGGHKLSAGCSINTLDIQEAIQKVLGEINEEKEQYR; from the coding sequence TTGACACAAGCTTTGGAGCTTATAAAGGCTTCTAAATATATTTTGATAGTTACACATATAAATCCAGATCCTGATACCATAACTTCTGCCCTAGCAATTTCAAACTTTTTAGCCGATGAAAGAATCAAACATACAGTATACAATCGAGATATTAAAAAGTTTCAATCATTAAAGTTTATTAATAGATTTGAAAAAATTACAGATATTTTTCCAAAATTTTATGATTTAATAATATCTGTAGATTGTGGTGATATGAAAAGGTTTGGATTTGTGCCAGATTCTAAAATTCCTATTATAAATATAGACCATCATGTCTCAAATGAGGATTTTGGTACGCTTAATCTTATAGAATCAAACAGGGCAAGTACAGCTGAACTTGTGTATGATTTTTTTGAACAAAACAATATAAAGATTACAAAAAATATTGCACAAGCATTATATGTTGGTATATATAGTGATACACAAGGTTTTTCTACATCAAGAACTAATAAGAGGACTTTTGATATTATTTCTCATTTAGTTGAGTGTGGTGTAAATGCTGGAGAAACAGCAGATTTATTTCTTAGAAAAGATTCTTTAGCAAAATATAGAGTTTTGCCAAAAGTACTTGATACTTTAACTCTTCATAAAGAGGGTAAAGTAGCTACAATTTATGTGCAAGAGGATACTTTAGCAAGATATGGTGCAACACTTAGAGAGTGTGAAGATGCATTAAATATGGTTTTAAATATAGCAATAGTAGATGTTGCAATGTTTTTTAGAGTGATTGGGTCAAAGACAAGAGTTTCTATTAGAAGTAAAAATGATGTCGATGTTTCAATCATAGCACATAAGTTTGGTGGTGGTGGACACAAGCTATCAGCTGGGTGTTCTATAAATACTTTAGATATACAAGAAGCAATACAAAAAGTTTTAGGGGAGATTAATGAGGAAAAAGAGCAATATAGGTAG
- a CDS encoding M23 family metallopeptidase encodes MRKKSNIGSYIFGTVFIVIIGALLYLFNSSSFEQNKPQVSIQKDIYWNLRDSLNFTITDDTGIKYYKITYMDGENEKVLDTKVLETPQTSIDLKIEPPKLGMFYKGENVKLKIEATDISKWNFFNGNSMETVVDIIVDSTRPVANVIANTYAIVRGGSGVVIVEVRDENLEDMYLTFNDIVRFELTPFYKEGYYISLLAWPMEIESFEQVSLIATDKANNTTKTKVPLYIRNYNYKTDDLEITDNFIENVSTIVLENARKPIDEEPIKRFLRSNMELRAENINTIKKVTLNSMDVRRIDKFEINPFVRLRNSKTLAGYGDKRNYFYKGQQIDTQWHLGIDWASVRNAPIHTSNSGRVIYKGYLGIYGNTLIVDHGLGLGSLYAHFSSATVDEGDMVQANAHIANTGATGAVFGDHLHFGVLVQGNEVNPLEWMDRSWIKTRITDIIDSAKKAIDTK; translated from the coding sequence ATGAGGAAAAAGAGCAATATAGGTAGTTATATTTTTGGTACAGTGTTTATAGTTATAATTGGTGCATTATTATATTTATTTAATTCATCTTCTTTTGAACAAAACAAACCGCAAGTTTCTATACAAAAAGATATTTATTGGAATTTAAGAGATAGTTTAAATTTTACAATAACAGATGATACAGGAATTAAATATTATAAAATCACATATATGGATGGGGAAAATGAAAAAGTTTTAGATACTAAAGTTCTTGAAACTCCTCAAACAAGTATAGATTTGAAAATAGAACCTCCAAAACTTGGGATGTTTTATAAAGGTGAAAATGTAAAACTGAAAATTGAAGCTACTGATATAAGTAAATGGAACTTTTTCAATGGCAACAGTATGGAAACTGTAGTTGATATTATAGTTGATTCAACTAGACCAGTTGCAAATGTCATAGCTAATACTTATGCTATTGTAAGAGGTGGTAGCGGTGTAGTAATAGTTGAAGTAAGAGACGAAAACTTAGAAGATATGTATTTAACTTTTAACGATATAGTAAGATTTGAATTAACTCCATTTTACAAAGAAGGTTATTATATTTCATTACTTGCTTGGCCTATGGAAATTGAGAGTTTTGAACAAGTATCTCTTATAGCAACAGATAAAGCAAATAATACAACTAAAACAAAAGTTCCATTATATATAAGAAATTACAATTATAAAACTGATGATCTAGAAATTACTGATAATTTCATTGAAAATGTTTCTACTATTGTTTTAGAAAATGCTAGAAAGCCAATAGATGAAGAGCCAATAAAAAGATTTTTAAGATCTAATATGGAACTTCGTGCTGAAAATATAAATACTATAAAAAAAGTGACATTAAACAGTATGGATGTTCGAAGAATTGATAAATTTGAAATAAATCCTTTTGTAAGACTTAGAAACTCTAAAACATTAGCTGGATATGGAGATAAGAGAAATTATTTTTATAAAGGTCAACAAATTGATACTCAATGGCACTTGGGTATTGACTGGGCTAGTGTAAGAAATGCTCCTATTCATACAAGTAATAGTGGTAGAGTGATCTATAAAGGATATCTTGGTATTTATGGAAATACACTGATAGTAGACCATGGTTTGGGGCTTGGTTCTTTATATGCACATTTTAGTAGTGCAACTGTTGATGAAGGTGATATGGTACAAGCTAATGCACATATTGCAAATACAGGTGCAACAGGGGCTGTTTTTGGTGACCATTTACATTTTGGTGTTTTAGTTCAAGGAAATGAGGTA